From a single Phocoena sinus isolate mPhoSin1 chromosome 1, mPhoSin1.pri, whole genome shotgun sequence genomic region:
- the UBE2Q1 gene encoding ubiquitin-conjugating enzyme E2 Q1, with protein MQQPQPQGQQQPGPGQQLGGQGAAPGAGGGPGGGPGPGPCLRRELKLLESIFHRGHERFRIASACLDELSCEFLLAGAGGAGAGAAPGPHLPPRGSVPGDPVRIHCNITESYPAVPPIWSVESDDPNLAAVLERLVDIKKGNTLLLQHLKRIISDLCKLYNLPQHPDVEMLDQPLPAEQCTQEDVSSEDEDEEMPEDTEDLDHYEMKEEEPAEGKKSEDDGIGKENLAILEKIKKNQRQDYLNGAVSGSVQATDRLMKELRDIYRSQSFKGGNYAVELVNDSLYDWNVKLLKVDQDSALHNDLQILKEKEGADFILLNFSFKDNFPFDPPFVRVVSPVLSGGYVLGGGAICMELLTKQGWSSAYSIESVIMQISATLVKGKARVQFGANKSQYSLTRAQQSYKSLVQIHEKNGWYTPPKEDG; from the exons ATGCAGCAGCCGCAGCCGCAGGGGCAGCAGCAGCCGGGGCCGGGGCAGCAGCTGGGGGGCCAGGGGGCGGCgccgggggccgggggcggcCCGGGAGGGGGCCCGGGGCCGGGGCCCTGCCTGAGGCGGGAGCTGAAGCTGCTCGAGTCCATCTTCCACCGCGGCCACGAGCGCTTCCGCATTGCCAGCGCCTGCCTGGACGAGCTGAGCTGCGAGTTCCTGCTGGCTGGGGCCggaggggccggggcgggggccgCGCCCGGACCGCATCTCCCCCCACGGGGGTCGGTGCCTGGGGATCCCGTCCGCATCCACTGCAACATCACG GAGTCATACCCTGCTGTGCCCCCCATCTGGTCAGTGGAGTCCGATGACCCTAACTTGGCTGCTGTCTTGGAGAGGCTGGTGGACATAAAGAAAGGGAATACTTTG CTATTGCAGCATCTGAAGAGGATCATCTCCGACCTGTGTAAACTCTATAACCTCCCTCAGCATCCAGATGTGGAGATGCTGGATCAGCCCTTGCCAGCAGAGCAG TGTACACAGGAAGATGTATCTTCggaagatgaagatgaagagaTGCCTGAG GACACAGAAGACCTAGATCActatgaaatgaaagaagaagagCCAGCTGAGGGTAAGAAATCTGAAGATGACGGCATCGGAAAAGAAAACTTGGCCATactagagaaaattaaaaagaaccagAGGCAAGATTACTTAAAT GGTGCGGTGTCTGGCTCGGTGCAGGCTACTGACCGGCTGATGAAGGAGCTCAGGGATATATACCGATCACAGAGTTTCAAAGGCG gAAACTATGCAGTCGAACTCGTGAATGACAGTCTGTATGATTGGAATGTCAAACTCCTCAA AGTTGACCAGGACAGCGCTTTGCACAACGATCTCCAGATCCTCAAAGAGAAAGAAGGGGCTGACTTCATCCTactaaacttttcttttaaa GATAACTTTCCCTTTGACCCGCCGTTTGTCAGGGTTGTGTCTCCAGTCCTGTCCGGAGG GTATGTTCTGGGCGGAGGTGCCATCTGCATGGAACTTCTCACCAAGCAG GGCTGGAGCAGTGCCTATTCAATAGAGTCAGTGATCATGCAGATCAGTGCCACACTGGTGAAGGGGAAAGCACGAGTGCAGTTTGGAGCCAACAAA TCTCAATACAGCCTGACAAGAGCACAGCAGTCCTACAAGTCCTTGGTGCAGATCCACGAAAAAAACG GCTGGTACACACCCCCGAAGGAAGATGGCTAA